The proteins below come from a single Leptospira ellinghausenii genomic window:
- the gatC gene encoding Asp-tRNA(Asn)/Glu-tRNA(Gln) amidotransferase subunit GatC: MDEKELKNIANLAKLNIEDSEIAGMLSDFSRIVQYVDEIKNLDTSKVGDDEIYEQIFYELRKDLSENSLKRDDLSKIAPSYENGYVVVPKVIET, from the coding sequence ATGGATGAAAAAGAATTAAAGAACATTGCTAATTTAGCAAAACTCAACATTGAAGACAGTGAAATTGCAGGTATGCTTAGTGATTTCTCAAGAATTGTACAATATGTAGATGAAATCAAAAATCTAGATACATCAAAAGTTGGTGATGATGAGATCTATGAACAAATTTTCTATGAATTGAGAAAAGATCTAAGTGAAAACTCACTGAAACGAGATGATTTATCAAAAATAGCTCCTTCATACGAAAATGGGTATGTAGTTGTTCCTAAGGTGATTGAAACATGA
- the hisF gene encoding imidazole glycerol phosphate synthase subunit HisF, translated as MDELTKRVIPCLDIKGGRVVKGVQFVNLIDAGDPVSCAIAYEENKADELCFLDITASSDKRDILLHLVEEVANKLFIPFTVGGGIRTIDDVKAVLNKGADKVSINTSAFQNPKLLKDASEIYGSQCIVCAIDVKFHPERKRYEVYLNGGRAETGREALDWGREAYEMGAGEILLTSMDKDGTKDGFDITLMKTFTSNLSIPIIASGGAGNPEHMAEVILRGGADAVLAASIFHFGEFSIQETKQTMKEMGIKVRL; from the coding sequence ATGGATGAATTAACCAAAAGAGTGATTCCTTGTTTGGATATCAAAGGAGGAAGAGTTGTAAAAGGGGTCCAGTTTGTCAATTTGATTGATGCTGGTGATCCTGTTTCGTGTGCAATTGCATATGAAGAAAACAAAGCAGATGAATTGTGTTTTTTAGACATCACTGCTTCCTCTGACAAACGAGACATTCTTTTGCATTTAGTAGAAGAGGTTGCGAACAAATTATTTATCCCTTTCACTGTTGGTGGTGGAATTCGAACCATCGATGATGTCAAAGCAGTCCTTAATAAAGGAGCAGACAAAGTTTCGATCAATACAAGTGCTTTCCAAAACCCAAAGCTTTTAAAAGATGCAAGTGAGATATATGGATCACAATGTATCGTTTGTGCAATTGATGTTAAATTCCATCCAGAACGAAAACGATATGAAGTGTATCTCAATGGTGGTAGAGCAGAAACTGGTCGTGAAGCATTAGATTGGGGACGTGAAGCATATGAAATGGGTGCTGGGGAAATTTTACTCACATCCATGGACAAAGATGGAACAAAAGATGGATTTGATATTACTTTGATGAAAACATTCACGAGTAATCTTTCCATTCCGATTATTGCTTCTGGTGGTGCCGGTAATCCAGAACACATGGCAGAAGTCATTTTACGTGGTGGTGCTGATGCTGTACTTGCTGCTTCCATCTTTCATTTTGGCGAATTTTCCATCCAAGAAACAAAACAAACAATGAAAGAAATGGGCATC
- the gatA gene encoding Asp-tRNA(Asn)/Glu-tRNA(Gln) amidotransferase subunit GatA, producing MKEIIFLTYSEIKKKLNDGSLTSQELVSAYLERIKSSDSKVKAFLNLNADKILTQAKESDERRKTGKPFSEFDGIPIGIKDNICIRGEITSCSSKILENFESPYDATVITKLKEKGFVFFPRLNMDEFAMGSSTENSAFQTSKNPFDTDRIPGGSSGGSAAAVAASMLPISLGSDTGGSIRQPASLCGIWGLKPTYGRVSRYGLVAYASSLDQIGPFSNDMEGISDLLEILSGLDTKDQTTAKVDHFDSKSVSTIDWKGKKIGIMKTEDFNFSPDVNARYLEILKSLEEKGAELVALDFSLLKYAIPVYYLIATAECSSNLSRFDGIRYGLRKETSGKLDDLYSESRSAGFGKEVKRRILLGTFSLSSGYYDAYYGKAQKARVLIRKQYADFFKSVDVILQPTSPTTAFKVGEKTKDPIQMYQADILTTSVNLAGVPAISCPAGVDQNGLPIGIQLTTSHFDEVKLLSYAYSLSKLDLCKITLPKEIK from the coding sequence ATGAAAGAGATTATTTTTCTTACTTATTCCGAAATCAAAAAAAAATTAAATGACGGAAGCTTAACCTCACAAGAGTTAGTTTCCGCATATTTAGAAAGAATTAAGAGTAGTGATTCAAAAGTAAAAGCATTTTTAAATCTAAATGCAGACAAAATCCTTACCCAAGCAAAGGAAAGTGACGAAAGAAGAAAGACTGGTAAACCTTTCTCTGAATTTGATGGAATCCCAATCGGAATCAAAGACAATATCTGTATCAGAGGGGAAATCACTTCTTGTTCCTCTAAGATTTTAGAAAATTTTGAATCTCCGTACGATGCAACTGTCATCACAAAATTAAAAGAGAAAGGTTTTGTCTTTTTTCCTAGACTCAATATGGACGAGTTTGCAATGGGTTCTTCTACAGAAAACAGTGCATTCCAAACTTCCAAAAACCCATTTGATACAGATCGTATTCCAGGTGGATCAAGTGGTGGTTCGGCGGCGGCAGTTGCGGCTTCCATGTTACCAATTTCACTCGGTTCAGACACGGGCGGATCGATACGCCAACCTGCATCACTCTGTGGCATTTGGGGATTAAAACCTACCTATGGAAGAGTATCACGATATGGACTTGTTGCCTATGCATCTAGTTTGGACCAAATAGGACCTTTTTCCAATGACATGGAAGGTATAAGCGATCTTTTAGAAATTTTATCAGGACTTGATACAAAAGACCAAACAACCGCTAAAGTAGATCATTTTGATTCCAAATCGGTGAGTACAATTGACTGGAAAGGTAAAAAAATTGGAATCATGAAAACGGAAGATTTTAATTTTTCACCTGATGTGAACGCACGTTATTTAGAAATTTTAAAATCATTGGAAGAAAAAGGTGCTGAGTTAGTCGCATTGGATTTTTCTCTTTTGAAGTATGCTATTCCGGTATATTACTTAATTGCAACTGCGGAATGTTCTTCTAATTTAAGTCGTTTTGATGGAATTCGATACGGATTACGAAAGGAAACCTCTGGAAAATTAGATGATCTATATTCGGAATCAAGAAGTGCTGGATTTGGAAAAGAAGTCAAACGAAGGATATTACTCGGAACCTTCTCTTTAAGTTCTGGTTACTATGACGCTTATTATGGAAAGGCGCAAAAAGCAAGGGTTCTCATCCGAAAACAATATGCAGATTTTTTTAAGTCAGTAGATGTCATATTACAGCCTACATCTCCAACAACAGCATTCAAGGTGGGAGAGAAAACAAAAGATCCCATTCAAATGTACCAAGCAGATATTCTGACAACTTCTGTGAATCTAGCAGGAGTTCCGGCGATCAGTTGTCCTGCAGGTGTTGATCAAAATGGTCTTCCAATTGGAATCCAACTAACAACGTCCCATTTTGATGAAGTTAAACTACTTAGTTATGCATATTCACTCTCCAAATTAGATCTTTGTAAGATAACATTGCCTAAAGAGATCAAATAA